Proteins encoded by one window of Panicum virgatum strain AP13 chromosome 7N, P.virgatum_v5, whole genome shotgun sequence:
- the LOC120683201 gene encoding receptor-like serine/threonine-protein kinase SD1-8 isoform X1, translated as MEAPTTNRSPNHLAMIFPVLLLFLRASAAAIASDTLNTGGNITDGETLVSAAGSFTLGFFSPTGVPAKRYLGIWFAASPEAVCWVANRDTPLSNNTAGVLEIAATGILRLLDGGSGQTAWSSNTTRSAPAVAQLLDTGNLVVREQSGGDVLWQSFDHPSNTLLAGMRLGMDPRTGAEWSLTSWRAPNDPAPGDCRRALDTRGLPDCVSWQGGVKKYRTGPWNGLWFSGVPEMASYSELFSNEVVVRADEVAYIFNATADAPFSRLVLNEVGVLQRLAWDPASRVWNTFAQAPRDVCDDYAMCGAFGLCNVNTASTLFCSCIAGFSPVNPSQWSMRESGGGCRRNVPLECGNGTTTDGFMVVRGVKLPDTDNTTVDMSATLGQCRARCFANCSCVAYAAADIRGGGAGSGCVMWTNYIVDVRYVDKGQDLYVRLAKSEFAKEKRMDVTRIVLPVLASVLALTAACLYLVWICRLRGQRRNNNVQKKEILGDENLELPFVSFGDIVIATNNFSEANMLGEGGFGKVYKGMLDQKKEVAIKRLGQGSGQGVEEFRNEVLLIAKLQHRNLVRLLGCCIHGDEKLLIYEYLPNKSLDCFIFDSTSKKVLDWPTRFKIIEGISRGLLYLHRDSRLTIIHRDLKPSNILLDADMSPKISDFGMARIFGGNQHEANTNRVVGTYGYMSPEYAMDGAFSVKSDTYSFGVILLEIISGLKISLTHITDFPNLLAYAWSLWKEGKAMNLVDSSLLGSCSPNEALRCIHIGLLCVQDNPNSRPLMSSVVFMLENETTALSVQKQPVYFSQRYSEAQETGENTSSSMNNMDLTVLEGR; from the exons ATGGAGGCACCAACAACCAACAGATCTCCCAACCATCTCGCCATGATTTTCCCCGTGCTCTTGCTTTTTCTCAGAGCCTCGGCCGCTGCCATCGCATCCGACACGCTCAACACCGGTGGCAACATCACCGACGGCGAGACGCTGGTCTCGGCCGCCGGCTCCTTCACACTGGGCTTCTTCTCGCCGACCGGCGTGCCAGCCAAGAGATACCTCGGCATCTGGTTCGCCGCGTCCCCGGAGGCTGTCTGCTGGGTGGCCAACCGTGACACCCCGCTCAGCAACAACACCGCCGGCGTACTGGAGATCGCTGCCACGGGGATCCTTCGCCTTCTCGACGGCGGCTCTGGCCAGACCGCGTGGTCTTCGAATACAACGCGATCCGCTCCTGCCGTGGCGCAGCTGCTCGACACCGGCAACCTGGTCGTGCGCGagcagagcggcggcgacgTGCTGTGGCAGTCGTTCGATCACCCGTCCAACACCTTGCTCGCCGGCATGAGGCTCGGCATGGACCCGCGGACCGGCGCCGAGTGGTCGCTCACGTCGTGGCGCGCGCCGAACGACCCGGCGCCGGGCGACTGCCGCCGGGCGTTGGACACCAGGGGCCTCCCGGACTGCGTGTCGTGGCAGGGCGGCGTCAAGAAGTACCGGACGGGGCCCTGGAACGGCCTGTGGTTCAGCGGCGTCCCGGAGATGGCGTCCTACTCGGAGCTCTTCTCCAACGAGGTCGTCGTCCGCGCCGACGAGGTCGCCTACATCTTCAACGCCACGGCCGACGCGCCCTTCTCCCGCCTCGTGCTGAACGAGGTCGGCGTGCTGCAGCGGCTGGCATGGGACCCGGCCAGCCGCGTATGGAACACCTTCGCGCAGGCGCCGAGGGACGTCTGCGACGACTACGCCATGTGCGGCGCCTTCGGCCTGTGCAACGTGAACACGGCGTCCACGCTGTTCTGCAGCTGCATCGCGGGGTTCAGCCCCGTGAACCCTTCGCAGTGGTCCATGAGGGAGTCCGGAGGCGGGTGCCGGAGGAACGTGCCGCTGGAGTGCGGCAACGGGACGACCACGGACGGGTTCATGGTGGTGCGGGGAGTGAAGCTGCCGGACACGGACAACACGACGGTGGACATGAGCGCGACGCTGGGTCAGTGCAGAGCTAGGTGCTTCGCCAACTGCTCGTGCGTGgcctacgccgccgccgacatccgaggaggaggcgctggCAGTGGCTGCGTCATGTGGACGAATTACATTGTTGATGTCCGGTACGTGGACAAGGGGCAGGATCTATACGTGAGGTTGGCAAAATCTGAATTTG CTAAAGAGAAGAGGATGGATGTGACAAGAATCGTGCTTCCGGTTCTGGCGTCTGTGCTTGCACTTACGGCCGCATGCCTGTACCTTGTTTGGATATGCAGGCTTAGAG GCCAACGTCGAAACAACAATGTTCAGAAGAAAGAGATTCTAGGTGATGAAAACCTAGAGCTTCCATTTGTAAGCTTTGGGGATATTGTGATTGCAACAAATAATTTTTCTGAAGCCAATATGCTTGGAGAAGGTGGCTTTGGGAAGGTTTATAAG GGTATGCTGGACCAGAAAAAAGAAGTTGCAATCAAAAGGCTTGGTCAGGGTTCTGGACAAGGCGTAGAGGAATTCAGAAATGAAGTTCTTCTGATCGCTAAATTGCAGCATAGGAACCTCGTCAGACTTCTTGGTTGCTGTATTCATGGAGATGAGAAGTTGCTGATTTATGAATATTTACCAAACAAAAGCTTGGATTGCTTCATTttcg ATTCTACAAGTAAAAAAGTGCTTGATTGGCCAACGAGGTTCAAGATAATCGAAGGAATATCAAGGGGACTTCTTTACCTACACCGGGATTCAAGATTGACGATAATTCACAGAGATCTCAAGCCAAGCAACATACTTTTGGATGCCGATATGAGTCCTAAGATTTCAGATTTCGGTATGGCAAGAATCTTTGGAGGAAACCAGCATGAAGCAAACACTAATCGAGTTGTTGGGACATA TGGTTACATGTCTCCTGAATATGCAATGGATGGCGCCTTTTCTGTCAAGTCTGATACATACAGCTTTGGTGTCATACTTTTGGAGATTATAAGCGGTTTGAAGATTAGTTTAACTCACATTACGGACTTCCCAAATCTATTAGCTTAT GCTTGGAGCTTATGGAAAGAAGGAAAGGCAATGAATCTGGTGGACTCATCCCTTCTTGGGAGTTGTTCGCCAAATGAAGCTTTGAGGTGCATCCACATAGGACTCTTGTGTGTGCAAGACAATCCAAATAGTAGGCCGCTCATGTCATCAGTGGTGTTCATGCTGGAGAATGAAACTACAGCACTTTCGGTCCAAAAACAGCCTGTTTACTTCTCACAGAGGTATTCTGAAGCCCAGGAAACAGGAGAAAACACTAGTAGCTCCATGAATAATATGGACCTGACAGTGTTAGAGGGACGCTAG
- the LOC120683201 gene encoding receptor-like serine/threonine-protein kinase SD1-8 isoform X2, whose protein sequence is MEAPTTNRSPNHLAMIFPVLLLFLRASAAAIASDTLNTGGNITDGETLVSAAGSFTLGFFSPTGVPAKRYLGIWFAASPEAVCWVANRDTPLSNNTAGVLEIAATGILRLLDGGSGQTAWSSNTTRSAPAVAQLLDTGNLVVREQSGGDVLWQSFDHPSNTLLAGMRLGMDPRTGAEWSLTSWRAPNDPAPGDCRRALDTRGLPDCVSWQGGVKKYRTGPWNGLWFSGVPEMASYSELFSNEVVVRADEVAYIFNATADAPFSRLVLNEVGVLQRLAWDPASRVWNTFAQAPRDVCDDYAMCGAFGLCNVNTASTLFCSCIAGFSPVNPSQWSMRESGGGCRRNVPLECGNGTTTDGFMVVRGVKLPDTDNTTVDMSATLGQCRARCFANCSCVAYAAADIRGGGAGSGCVMWTNYIVDVRYVDKGQDLYVRLAKSEFAKEKRMDVTRIVLPVLASVLALTAACLYLVWICRLRGQRRNNNVQKKEILGDENLELPFVSFGDIVIATNNFSEANMLGEGGFGKVYKGMLDQKKEVAIKRLGQGSGQGVEEFRNEVLLIAKLQHRNLVRLLGCCIHGDEKLLIYEYLPNKSLDCFIFDSTSKKVLDWPTRFKIIEGISRGLLYLHRDSRLTIIHRDLKPSNILLDADMSPKISDFGMARIFGGNQHEANTNRVVGT, encoded by the exons ATGGAGGCACCAACAACCAACAGATCTCCCAACCATCTCGCCATGATTTTCCCCGTGCTCTTGCTTTTTCTCAGAGCCTCGGCCGCTGCCATCGCATCCGACACGCTCAACACCGGTGGCAACATCACCGACGGCGAGACGCTGGTCTCGGCCGCCGGCTCCTTCACACTGGGCTTCTTCTCGCCGACCGGCGTGCCAGCCAAGAGATACCTCGGCATCTGGTTCGCCGCGTCCCCGGAGGCTGTCTGCTGGGTGGCCAACCGTGACACCCCGCTCAGCAACAACACCGCCGGCGTACTGGAGATCGCTGCCACGGGGATCCTTCGCCTTCTCGACGGCGGCTCTGGCCAGACCGCGTGGTCTTCGAATACAACGCGATCCGCTCCTGCCGTGGCGCAGCTGCTCGACACCGGCAACCTGGTCGTGCGCGagcagagcggcggcgacgTGCTGTGGCAGTCGTTCGATCACCCGTCCAACACCTTGCTCGCCGGCATGAGGCTCGGCATGGACCCGCGGACCGGCGCCGAGTGGTCGCTCACGTCGTGGCGCGCGCCGAACGACCCGGCGCCGGGCGACTGCCGCCGGGCGTTGGACACCAGGGGCCTCCCGGACTGCGTGTCGTGGCAGGGCGGCGTCAAGAAGTACCGGACGGGGCCCTGGAACGGCCTGTGGTTCAGCGGCGTCCCGGAGATGGCGTCCTACTCGGAGCTCTTCTCCAACGAGGTCGTCGTCCGCGCCGACGAGGTCGCCTACATCTTCAACGCCACGGCCGACGCGCCCTTCTCCCGCCTCGTGCTGAACGAGGTCGGCGTGCTGCAGCGGCTGGCATGGGACCCGGCCAGCCGCGTATGGAACACCTTCGCGCAGGCGCCGAGGGACGTCTGCGACGACTACGCCATGTGCGGCGCCTTCGGCCTGTGCAACGTGAACACGGCGTCCACGCTGTTCTGCAGCTGCATCGCGGGGTTCAGCCCCGTGAACCCTTCGCAGTGGTCCATGAGGGAGTCCGGAGGCGGGTGCCGGAGGAACGTGCCGCTGGAGTGCGGCAACGGGACGACCACGGACGGGTTCATGGTGGTGCGGGGAGTGAAGCTGCCGGACACGGACAACACGACGGTGGACATGAGCGCGACGCTGGGTCAGTGCAGAGCTAGGTGCTTCGCCAACTGCTCGTGCGTGgcctacgccgccgccgacatccgaggaggaggcgctggCAGTGGCTGCGTCATGTGGACGAATTACATTGTTGATGTCCGGTACGTGGACAAGGGGCAGGATCTATACGTGAGGTTGGCAAAATCTGAATTTG CTAAAGAGAAGAGGATGGATGTGACAAGAATCGTGCTTCCGGTTCTGGCGTCTGTGCTTGCACTTACGGCCGCATGCCTGTACCTTGTTTGGATATGCAGGCTTAGAG GCCAACGTCGAAACAACAATGTTCAGAAGAAAGAGATTCTAGGTGATGAAAACCTAGAGCTTCCATTTGTAAGCTTTGGGGATATTGTGATTGCAACAAATAATTTTTCTGAAGCCAATATGCTTGGAGAAGGTGGCTTTGGGAAGGTTTATAAG GGTATGCTGGACCAGAAAAAAGAAGTTGCAATCAAAAGGCTTGGTCAGGGTTCTGGACAAGGCGTAGAGGAATTCAGAAATGAAGTTCTTCTGATCGCTAAATTGCAGCATAGGAACCTCGTCAGACTTCTTGGTTGCTGTATTCATGGAGATGAGAAGTTGCTGATTTATGAATATTTACCAAACAAAAGCTTGGATTGCTTCATTttcg ATTCTACAAGTAAAAAAGTGCTTGATTGGCCAACGAGGTTCAAGATAATCGAAGGAATATCAAGGGGACTTCTTTACCTACACCGGGATTCAAGATTGACGATAATTCACAGAGATCTCAAGCCAAGCAACATACTTTTGGATGCCGATATGAGTCCTAAGATTTCAGATTTCGGTATGGCAAGAATCTTTGGAGGAAACCAGCATGAAGCAAACACTAATCGAGTTGTTGGGACATAG
- the LOC120683201 gene encoding receptor-like serine/threonine-protein kinase SD1-8 isoform X3, whose protein sequence is MEAPTTNRSPNHLAMIFPVLLLFLRASAAAIASDTLNTGGNITDGETLVSAAGSFTLGFFSPTGVPAKRYLGIWFAASPEAVCWVANRDTPLSNNTAGVLEIAATGILRLLDGGSGQTAWSSNTTRSAPAVAQLLDTGNLVVREQSGGDVLWQSFDHPSNTLLAGMRLGMDPRTGAEWSLTSWRAPNDPAPGDCRRALDTRGLPDCVSWQGGVKKYRTGPWNGLWFSGVPEMASYSELFSNEVVVRADEVAYIFNATADAPFSRLVLNEVGVLQRLAWDPASRVWNTFAQAPRDVCDDYAMCGAFGLCNVNTASTLFCSCIAGFSPVNPSQWSMRESGGGCRRNVPLECGNGTTTDGFMVVRGVKLPDTDNTTVDMSATLGQCRARCFANCSCVAYAAADIRGGGAGSGCVMWTNYIVDVRYVDKGQDLYVRLAKSEFAKEKRMDVTRIVLPVLASVLALTAACLYLVWICRLRGQRRNNNVQKKEILGDENLELPFVSFGDIVIATNNFSEANMLGEGGFGKVYKGMLDQKKEVAIKRLGQGSGQGVEEFRNEVLLIAKLQHRNLVRLLGCCIHGDEKLLIYEYLPNKSLDCFIFGLSLSHIKNWPIIP, encoded by the exons ATGGAGGCACCAACAACCAACAGATCTCCCAACCATCTCGCCATGATTTTCCCCGTGCTCTTGCTTTTTCTCAGAGCCTCGGCCGCTGCCATCGCATCCGACACGCTCAACACCGGTGGCAACATCACCGACGGCGAGACGCTGGTCTCGGCCGCCGGCTCCTTCACACTGGGCTTCTTCTCGCCGACCGGCGTGCCAGCCAAGAGATACCTCGGCATCTGGTTCGCCGCGTCCCCGGAGGCTGTCTGCTGGGTGGCCAACCGTGACACCCCGCTCAGCAACAACACCGCCGGCGTACTGGAGATCGCTGCCACGGGGATCCTTCGCCTTCTCGACGGCGGCTCTGGCCAGACCGCGTGGTCTTCGAATACAACGCGATCCGCTCCTGCCGTGGCGCAGCTGCTCGACACCGGCAACCTGGTCGTGCGCGagcagagcggcggcgacgTGCTGTGGCAGTCGTTCGATCACCCGTCCAACACCTTGCTCGCCGGCATGAGGCTCGGCATGGACCCGCGGACCGGCGCCGAGTGGTCGCTCACGTCGTGGCGCGCGCCGAACGACCCGGCGCCGGGCGACTGCCGCCGGGCGTTGGACACCAGGGGCCTCCCGGACTGCGTGTCGTGGCAGGGCGGCGTCAAGAAGTACCGGACGGGGCCCTGGAACGGCCTGTGGTTCAGCGGCGTCCCGGAGATGGCGTCCTACTCGGAGCTCTTCTCCAACGAGGTCGTCGTCCGCGCCGACGAGGTCGCCTACATCTTCAACGCCACGGCCGACGCGCCCTTCTCCCGCCTCGTGCTGAACGAGGTCGGCGTGCTGCAGCGGCTGGCATGGGACCCGGCCAGCCGCGTATGGAACACCTTCGCGCAGGCGCCGAGGGACGTCTGCGACGACTACGCCATGTGCGGCGCCTTCGGCCTGTGCAACGTGAACACGGCGTCCACGCTGTTCTGCAGCTGCATCGCGGGGTTCAGCCCCGTGAACCCTTCGCAGTGGTCCATGAGGGAGTCCGGAGGCGGGTGCCGGAGGAACGTGCCGCTGGAGTGCGGCAACGGGACGACCACGGACGGGTTCATGGTGGTGCGGGGAGTGAAGCTGCCGGACACGGACAACACGACGGTGGACATGAGCGCGACGCTGGGTCAGTGCAGAGCTAGGTGCTTCGCCAACTGCTCGTGCGTGgcctacgccgccgccgacatccgaggaggaggcgctggCAGTGGCTGCGTCATGTGGACGAATTACATTGTTGATGTCCGGTACGTGGACAAGGGGCAGGATCTATACGTGAGGTTGGCAAAATCTGAATTTG CTAAAGAGAAGAGGATGGATGTGACAAGAATCGTGCTTCCGGTTCTGGCGTCTGTGCTTGCACTTACGGCCGCATGCCTGTACCTTGTTTGGATATGCAGGCTTAGAG GCCAACGTCGAAACAACAATGTTCAGAAGAAAGAGATTCTAGGTGATGAAAACCTAGAGCTTCCATTTGTAAGCTTTGGGGATATTGTGATTGCAACAAATAATTTTTCTGAAGCCAATATGCTTGGAGAAGGTGGCTTTGGGAAGGTTTATAAG GGTATGCTGGACCAGAAAAAAGAAGTTGCAATCAAAAGGCTTGGTCAGGGTTCTGGACAAGGCGTAGAGGAATTCAGAAATGAAGTTCTTCTGATCGCTAAATTGCAGCATAGGAACCTCGTCAGACTTCTTGGTTGCTGTATTCATGGAGATGAGAAGTTGCTGATTTATGAATATTTACCAAACAAAAGCTTGGATTGCTTCATTttcgg tctctctctctctcatataAAAAACTGGCCTATCATCCCTTAG
- the LOC120681346 gene encoding uncharacterized protein LOC120681346, with product MTERNLKVLWDSLHEGFEKIESVLLPKVEREWQNLRFQDYKTVEEYNTALYGFVTRMKLCGRMLEDKDLINKTLSTFHPKLTYVSRQYKLDNYKTYVALSNALQQDHGEDETIMQNHLSRPTGTVTPPEAHATSFKKNDNKGKGTHKAPWKGKGKQFKKNKMQKSKKTLSGGEYGKQDQDCYRCGMRGHWSRICRTPKHIVDLYQDLHGQKKKKQAQHEAHFVDSEKLEIERAMKTTEGNNKDMGESSKNPRDIDLDDDLMDEDDLLSEEDVHGDTK from the coding sequence ATGACCGAAAGAAACCTTAAGGTCTTGTGGGACTCACTGCATGAGGGCTTTGAGAAGATTGAATCTGTCTTACTGCCTAAAGTGGAGCGCGAATGGCAGAACCTTCGCTTCCAAGACTACAAGACAGTTGAGGAATACAATACTGCACTTTATGGGTTTGTCACACGCATGAAGCTATGTGGACGTATGCTTGAAGACAAAGATCTCATAAACAAGACCCTGTCAACCTTCCACCCTAAACTCACTTATGTGAGTCGCCAGTACAAATTGGACAACTATAAGACATATGTTGCCCTGAGTAATGCCTTGCAGCAAGACCACGGAGAAGATGAGACAATCATGCAGAACCACTTATCTCGTCCTACTGGCACCGTGACACCACCTGAAGCACATGCCACATCATTCAAGAAGAATGATAATAAAGGGAAAGGCACTCATAAGGCGCCATGGAAGGGAAAAGGCAAGCAATTCAAGAAGAACAAAATGCAAAAGTCTAAGAAGACACTTTCAGGGGGAGAGTACGGTAAACAGGATCAGGATTGTTACAGATGTGGCATGAGAGGACATTGGTCTCGCATTTGCCGCACTCCTAAACACATCGTGGACTTGTATCAAGACCTTCATGgccagaaaaagaagaagcaagcaCAGCATGAAGCTCACTTTGTTGATAGCGAGAAGCTAGAGATAGAAAGAGCTATGAAGACAACAGAAGGCAACAATAAGGATATGGGAGAATCAAGCAAGAATCCTAGAGATATAGATCTTGATGATGACCTTATGGATGAAGATGACCTTCTTAGTGAAGAAGATGTGCATGGGGACACTAAGTAG
- the LOC120681348 gene encoding spidroin-2-like, which translates to MAGSAPEASSAALEARQGRETAAAGAGARQAPWVAAAAVPSVSMAGRRASGADTAGPGGGGPGGSGAPPAGAVGEDPAGLAWVAAARPAAPACCAVSRARHGPAAAGARQVAADLAAPTAQAALAAAAPANPEAATPGQGRGGRRGRRAPGALGGDSSGAVRILRPQGRPRLRPQGIRGGRGTPIRGACA; encoded by the coding sequence ATGGCCGGAAGCGCGCCAGAGGCTAGCTCGGCAGCGCTAGAGGCGCGCCAGGGCAGGGagacggcggccgccggggcaggcgcacgccAGGCACCTTGGGTGGCGGCTGCAGCGGTGCCGTCCGtgtccatggccggccggcgagcatcAGGGGCGGAcacggccggcccagggggagGCGGCCCTGGCGGCAGTGGCGCGCCCCCGGCAGGGGCGGTGGGGGAGGATCCTGCGGGGCTAGcctgggtggcggcggccaggcccGCGGCCCCGGCGTGCTGCGCAGTCTCCAGGGCGCGccacgggccggcggcggctggggcgcGCCAGGTGGCAGCAGATCTAGCGGCGCCCACGGCCCaggcggcgctcgcggcggcggcgcccgcgaatCCAGAGGCAGCGACGCCAGGGCAGGGCaggggcggccgccggggcaggCGCGCGCCAGGCGCCCTGGGCGGAGACAGCAGCGGCGCCGTCCGCATCCTGCGCCCACAGGGGCGGCCCCGCCTGCGCCCGCAGGGGATCCGCGGCG